From Chaetodon auriga isolate fChaAug3 chromosome 10, fChaAug3.hap1, whole genome shotgun sequence, a single genomic window includes:
- the myt1b gene encoding myelin transcription factor 1 isoform X4, translating to MMSVEGDDKRTRTRSKGIRVPIELVGQELSCPTPGCNGSGHISGRYSRHRSILGCPIARKRRLEEAEAEQEQEQGTERPASKRKAHPLKLALDEGFSAESDASSEAEGDGEKDEEGAGETKKLEEEEEEEEREAAVEEEREVNAEVLAQDGQTNREEDETQKEEEEQREEETYQMEENTSAADEEEECVIIEPELGAVPPAAKCQSPSQNAEEVANSLLHLGRVSNNSAPTVATQQPVAMETEEDVTVVAKQGVQDEHEGDMKEGEEGQEEVAHRVQVLDEPSDLQKEAAEVEEEELEDEQGECPDRSNDVSQEKHHCLTEDRSDPHHQQLEDVEEKEEEEERAAPAQPGTPAEEEENEEKDEEDHREINHILPISDVPTAIRTITSTAAAQGTRIEAQDHRASPLKDSKSHRASPLGNYNTNRASPFDKYDSQKCSPLQNYKASPPLSYSSHRASPLEDYFPNIRGENYKIHKASSSASPDIIEVQSDKSEEKDFDDMDGDDERDDEDSLSQRSTVTDESEMFDITRGNLGLLEQAIALKAEQVKPAGPRELLCAPDIHHQRYFTMDDRPKHLDIIRKSYFSKESSRQEKREIKCPTPGCDGTGHVTGLYPHHRSLSGCPHKDRIPPEILAMHENVLKCPTPGCTGQGHVNSNRNTHRSLSGCPIAAAEKLSKGHDKPHLSQPGSENLKGCPNDRVLRPMCFVKQLEVPQYGSYRPNMAPTTPRANLAKELEKYSKVSFDYASFDAQVFGKRMLAPKMPTSETSPKAFKTKPSFPKSSSPSLSLHGYGKSSSLAYDYSHDAEAAHMAATAILNLSTRCWEKPENLSTKAQNKEMDIEVDENGTLDLSMKKPIKREGSLSGTSPGVRSPDPSSSSSSSLHHGGSSGMTSPNLHTYKQEEWEGPLDYTKPNRQREEEMEEMEHTGQSFVSSDPEDCDMMQDCLEERKYPGEVTTPSFKVKFQPKDSKKELLSCPTPGCDGSGHITGNYASHRSLSGCPLADKSLRSLMAAHTPELKCPTPGCDGSGHITGNYASHRRCPVPGCDSLGHISGKYATHRSAYGCPLAARRQKEGLLNGTPFNWKAFKTEGPTCPTPGCDGSGHANGSFLTHRSLSGCPRALYAKKKAKFPTEDYLSTKFRASDVLDNDEDIKQLNKEINDLNESNNEMEADMVNLQTQISSMEKNLKSIEHENKMIEEQNEALFMELSGLSRALIRSLANIRLPHMQEPITEQNFDSYVSTLTDMYTNKDCFQSPENKALLESINKAVKGIKV from the exons ATGAGTGTGGAGGGTGATGACAAGCGAACTCGCACTCGGTCCAAGGGAATCAGAG TTCCTATTGAGCTCGTAGGACAAGAGCTGAG CTGCCCCACCCCTGGATGCAATGGCTCTGGCCATATCAGTGGGAGATACTCACGACACAGAAG CATTCTAGGTTGCCCCATAGCCAGAAAGCGCCGCctagaggaagcagaggctgaGCAGGAGCAAGAGCAGGGTACAGAGCGACCTGCTTCCAAGAGAAAGGCCCACCCTTTGAAACTGGCACTGGATGAGGGCTTCAGCGCAGAAAGTGATGCCAGCAGCGAGGCTGAGGGCGATGGAgagaaggatgaggagggagcaggagagacCAAgaagttggaggaggaggaggaggaggaggagagggaggcagctgtagaggaggagagagaggtgaatgCAGAAGTTTTGGCGCAGGATGGACAGACAAatagagaggaggatgagacacagaaggaagaggaagagcagagggaagaagaaacaTATCAGATGGAGGAGAACACATCTGCAGCTGATGAAG AAGAGGAGTGTGTGATCATCGAGCCTGAGCTCGGAGCAGTGCCACCTGCAGCCAAGTGCCAGTCTCCCTCTCAGAACGCAGAAGAGGTGGCCaactctctcctccatctcggCCGAGTCTCCAACAACAGTGCTCCAACTGTGGCCACTCAGCAGCCTGTTGCTATGGAGACTGAGGAGGATGTCACTGTGGTGGCCAAACAGGGTGTACAGGACGAGCATGAGGGGGACATGaaggagggggaagagggacaggaggaggtggcaCACAGAGTTCAAGTTTTGGACGAGCCATCTGATCTGCAGAAGGAGGCAGctgaagtggaggaagaggagttggAGGATGAGCAAGGAGAGTGCCCAGACAGGAGCAACGATGTGAGCCAGGAGAAACATCACTGTCTGACCGAAGATCGGTCAGATCCCCACCATCAACAGCTCGAAGATgtagaggagaaggaagaagaggaagagagggcaGCACCAGCACAGCCGGGCActccagcagaggaagaggagaatgaggagaaagatgaggaagaCCACAGGGAGATAAACCACATTCTGCCCATTTCTGATGTGCCAACTGCCATCCGCACCATCACCAGCACCGCAGCAGCTCAGGGAACACGCATTGAGGCTCAAGACCACAGAGCCAGTCCTCTGAAGGACTCCAAATCACACAGGGCGAGTCCCCTGGGAAACTACAACACCAACAGAGCCAGTCCATTTGACAAATATGACTCTCAGAAATGTAGCCCGCTTCAAAACTACAAGGCCAGCCCTCCTCTAAGCTACAGCTCCCACAGGGCCAGTCCACTTGAGGACTACTTTCCCAACATCAGAGGTGAGAACTATAAAATCCACAAAGCCTCGTCCTCAGCCTCTCCCGACATCATCGAGGTGCAATCAGATAAGTCAGAAGAGAAAGACTTTGATGACATGGATGGGGACGACGAGCGCGATGACGAAGACAGCCTCTCGCAGCGTTCCACGGTGACCGATGAGTCGGAGATGTTTGATATAACCAGAGGGAACTTGGGCCTGCTGGAGCAAGCCATCGCCTTGAAAGCAGAGCAGGTGAAGCCAGCCGGACCAAGAGAGCTGCTTTGCGCCCCAGATATCCACCACCAGCGATATTTCACAATGGATGACAGGCCCAAGCACCTGGACATCATCCGCAAGAGCTACTTCAGCAAAG AGAGCAGTAGGCAAGAGAAGAGGGAGATAAAGTGTCCCACCCCAGGGTGTGATGGGACGGGTCACGTGACCGGTCTGTACCCCCACCACCGCAGCCTGTCAGGCTGTCCGCACAAGGACAGGATCCCCCCGGAGA TTCTAGCCATGCATGAGAATGTACTGAAGTGTCCAACTCCTGGCTGCACCGGTCAGGGCCATGTTAACAGCAACCGGAACACACACCGCAG TCTTTCTGGATGCCCcattgctgctgcagagaagctctCCAAGGGCCACGACAAGCCGCATCTCTCCCAGCCCGGCAGTGAGAACCTCAAAGGATGTCCCAACGACCGAGTGTTGAG GCCCATGTGCtttgtgaagcagctggaggtGCCCCAGTATGGCAGCTACAGGCCCAACATGGCACCCACCACGCCTCGTGCCAACCTGGCCAAGGAGCTGGAGAAGTACTCCAAGGTGTCCTTCGATTATGCAAGCTTCGACGCTCAAGTGTTCGGGAAGCGCATGCTTGCTCCAAAGATGCCCACCAGTGAAACCTCACCCAAAGCCTTCAAAA CTAAGCCCTCATTCCCCAAGTCATCATCTCCCAGCCTCAGTCTCCACGGTTACGGGAAGAGCTCCTCCTTGGCCTACGACTATTCCCATGATGCCGAGGCCGCTCACATGGCTGCCACCGCCATCCTGAACCTGTCTACACGCTGCTGGGAGAAACCTGAAAACCTCAGCACCAAAGCTCAAAACAAA GAAATGGACATCGAGGTGGACGAGAACGGCACCCTGGACCTGAGTATGAAGAAGCCCATTAAACGAGAGGGCAGTCTGTCCGGCACCAGCCCCGGGGTTCGGTCCCCAgacccttcctcctcctcctcttcctcactccaTCATGGTGGAAGCAGCGGGATGACATCACCAAACCTACACACCTATAAGcaggaggagtgggagggaCCTCTGGATTACACCAAACCCAACCGCcaaagggaggaggaaatggaggag ATGGAGCACACAGGCCAGTCATTCGTCTCATCTGACCCGGAGGACTGTGACATGATGCAGGACtgtctggaggagaggaagtacCCAGGAGAGGTTACAACCCCAAGCTTCAAGGTCAAGTTCCAGCCCAAGGATAGCAAGAAAGAGCTGCTCTC gtGCCCTACACCTGGTTGTGATGGCAGCGGTCACATCACTGGAAATTATGCGTCCCACCGCAG tctgtctgggTGTCCTCTCGCTGATAAGAGCCTTCGGTCCCTCATGGCGGCCCACACCCCTGAACTCAA ATGCCCCACTCCAGGATGTGACGGCTCAGGTCACATCACAGGAAACTACGCCTCCCACCGAAg ATGCCCGGTGCCGGGCTGCGACAGCCTGGGTCACATCAGTGGGAAGTACGCCACACACCGTAGTGCCTACGGATGTCCGCTGGCAGCCCGCAGACAGAAGGAGGGTCTTCTTAATGGCACACCCTTCAACTGGAAGGCCTTCAAGACAGAGGGGCCTACTTGTCCCACCCCAGGTTGTGACGGCTCCGGACACGCTAATGGAAGCTTCCTTACACACCGCAG CCTCTCAGGATGCCCCAGAGCCTTGTATGCCAAGAAGAAGGCCAAGTTTCCCACAGAAGACTACCTGAGCACCAAGTTCAGAGCCAgtgatg TTTTGGACAACGATGAGGACATCAAGCAGCTCAACAAAGAGATTAACGACCTCAACGAATCCAACAATGAAATGGAGGCTGACATGGTCAACCTTCAgactcag ATCTCCTCCATGGAAAAGAACCTGAAGAGCATTGAGCATGAGAACAAGATGATTGAGGAGCAGAATGAGGCTCTGTTCATGGAGCTGTCTGGTCTCAGTCGCGCTCTGATCCGCAGCCTGGCTAACATACGCCTGCCACACATG CAGGAGCCAATCACCGAGCAGAACTTCGACAGCTACGTAAGCACCCTGACCGACATGTATACCAACAAGGACTGCTTCCAGAGCCCTGAGAACAAAGCTCTGCTGGAGAGCATCAACAAAGCTGTGAAGGGCATCAAAGTCTGA
- the myt1b gene encoding myelin transcription factor 1 isoform X5 — protein sequence MMSVEGDDKRTRTRSKGIRVPIELVGQELSCPTPGCNGSGHISGRYSRHRSILGCPIARKRRLEEAEAEQEQEQGTERPASKRKAHPLKLALDEGFSAESDASSEAEGDGEKDEEGAGETKKLEEEEEEEEREAAVEEEREVNAEVLAQDGQTNREEDETQKEEEEQREEETYQMEENTSAADEEEECVIIEPELGAVPPAAKCQSPSQNAEEVANSLLHLGRVSNNSAPTVATQQPVAMETEEDVTVVAKQGVQDEHEGDMKEGEEGQEEVAHRVQVLDEPSDLQKEAAEVEEEELEDEQGECPDRSNDVSQEKHHCLTEDRSDPHHQQLEDVEEKEEEEERAAPAQPGTPAEEEENEEKDEEDHREINHILPISDVPTAIRTITSTAAAQGTRIEAQDHRASPLKDSKSHRASPLGNYNTNRASPFDKYDSQKCSPLQNYKASPPLSYSSHRASPLEDYFPNIRGENYKIHKASSSASPDIIEVQSDKSEEKDFDDMDGDDERDDEDSLSQRSTVTDESEMFDITRGNLGLLEQAIALKAEQVKPAGPRELLCAPDIHHQRYFTMDDRPKHLDIIRKSYFSKESSRQEKREIKCPTPGCDGTGHVTGLYPHHRSLSGCPHKDRIPPEILAMHENVLKCPTPGCTGQGHVNSNRNTHRSLSGCPIAAAEKLSKGHDKPHLSQPGSENLKGCPNDRVLRPMCFVKQLEVPQYGSYRPNMAPTTPRANLAKELEKYSKVSFDYASFDAQVFGKRMLAPKMPTSETSPKAFKTKPSFPKSSSPSLSLHGYGKSSSLAYDYSHDAEAAHMAATAILNLSTRCWEKPENLSTKAQNKEMDIEVDENGTLDLSMKKPIKREGSLSGTSPGVRSPDPSSSSSSSLHHGGSSGMTSPNLHTYKQEEWEGPLDYTKPNRQREEEMEEMEHTGQSFVSSDPEDCDMMQDCLEERKYPGEVTTPSFKVKFQPKDSKKELLSCPTPGCDGSGHITGNYASHRSLSGCPLADKSLRSLMAAHTPELKCPTPGCDGSGHITGNYASHRRCPVPGCDSLGHISGKYATHRSAYGCPLAARRQKEGLLNGTPFNWKAFKTEGPTCPTPGCDGSGHANGSFLTHRSLSGCPRALYAKKKAKFPTEDYLSTKFRASDVLDNDEDIKQLNKEINDLNESNNEMEADMVNLQTQISSMEKNLKSIEHENKMIEEQNEALFMELSGLSRALIRSLANIRLPHMEPITEQNFDSYVSTLTDMYTNKDCFQSPENKALLESINKAVKGIKV from the exons ATGAGTGTGGAGGGTGATGACAAGCGAACTCGCACTCGGTCCAAGGGAATCAGAG TTCCTATTGAGCTCGTAGGACAAGAGCTGAG CTGCCCCACCCCTGGATGCAATGGCTCTGGCCATATCAGTGGGAGATACTCACGACACAGAAG CATTCTAGGTTGCCCCATAGCCAGAAAGCGCCGCctagaggaagcagaggctgaGCAGGAGCAAGAGCAGGGTACAGAGCGACCTGCTTCCAAGAGAAAGGCCCACCCTTTGAAACTGGCACTGGATGAGGGCTTCAGCGCAGAAAGTGATGCCAGCAGCGAGGCTGAGGGCGATGGAgagaaggatgaggagggagcaggagagacCAAgaagttggaggaggaggaggaggaggaggagagggaggcagctgtagaggaggagagagaggtgaatgCAGAAGTTTTGGCGCAGGATGGACAGACAAatagagaggaggatgagacacagaaggaagaggaagagcagagggaagaagaaacaTATCAGATGGAGGAGAACACATCTGCAGCTGATGAAG AAGAGGAGTGTGTGATCATCGAGCCTGAGCTCGGAGCAGTGCCACCTGCAGCCAAGTGCCAGTCTCCCTCTCAGAACGCAGAAGAGGTGGCCaactctctcctccatctcggCCGAGTCTCCAACAACAGTGCTCCAACTGTGGCCACTCAGCAGCCTGTTGCTATGGAGACTGAGGAGGATGTCACTGTGGTGGCCAAACAGGGTGTACAGGACGAGCATGAGGGGGACATGaaggagggggaagagggacaggaggaggtggcaCACAGAGTTCAAGTTTTGGACGAGCCATCTGATCTGCAGAAGGAGGCAGctgaagtggaggaagaggagttggAGGATGAGCAAGGAGAGTGCCCAGACAGGAGCAACGATGTGAGCCAGGAGAAACATCACTGTCTGACCGAAGATCGGTCAGATCCCCACCATCAACAGCTCGAAGATgtagaggagaaggaagaagaggaagagagggcaGCACCAGCACAGCCGGGCActccagcagaggaagaggagaatgaggagaaagatgaggaagaCCACAGGGAGATAAACCACATTCTGCCCATTTCTGATGTGCCAACTGCCATCCGCACCATCACCAGCACCGCAGCAGCTCAGGGAACACGCATTGAGGCTCAAGACCACAGAGCCAGTCCTCTGAAGGACTCCAAATCACACAGGGCGAGTCCCCTGGGAAACTACAACACCAACAGAGCCAGTCCATTTGACAAATATGACTCTCAGAAATGTAGCCCGCTTCAAAACTACAAGGCCAGCCCTCCTCTAAGCTACAGCTCCCACAGGGCCAGTCCACTTGAGGACTACTTTCCCAACATCAGAGGTGAGAACTATAAAATCCACAAAGCCTCGTCCTCAGCCTCTCCCGACATCATCGAGGTGCAATCAGATAAGTCAGAAGAGAAAGACTTTGATGACATGGATGGGGACGACGAGCGCGATGACGAAGACAGCCTCTCGCAGCGTTCCACGGTGACCGATGAGTCGGAGATGTTTGATATAACCAGAGGGAACTTGGGCCTGCTGGAGCAAGCCATCGCCTTGAAAGCAGAGCAGGTGAAGCCAGCCGGACCAAGAGAGCTGCTTTGCGCCCCAGATATCCACCACCAGCGATATTTCACAATGGATGACAGGCCCAAGCACCTGGACATCATCCGCAAGAGCTACTTCAGCAAAG AGAGCAGTAGGCAAGAGAAGAGGGAGATAAAGTGTCCCACCCCAGGGTGTGATGGGACGGGTCACGTGACCGGTCTGTACCCCCACCACCGCAGCCTGTCAGGCTGTCCGCACAAGGACAGGATCCCCCCGGAGA TTCTAGCCATGCATGAGAATGTACTGAAGTGTCCAACTCCTGGCTGCACCGGTCAGGGCCATGTTAACAGCAACCGGAACACACACCGCAG TCTTTCTGGATGCCCcattgctgctgcagagaagctctCCAAGGGCCACGACAAGCCGCATCTCTCCCAGCCCGGCAGTGAGAACCTCAAAGGATGTCCCAACGACCGAGTGTTGAG GCCCATGTGCtttgtgaagcagctggaggtGCCCCAGTATGGCAGCTACAGGCCCAACATGGCACCCACCACGCCTCGTGCCAACCTGGCCAAGGAGCTGGAGAAGTACTCCAAGGTGTCCTTCGATTATGCAAGCTTCGACGCTCAAGTGTTCGGGAAGCGCATGCTTGCTCCAAAGATGCCCACCAGTGAAACCTCACCCAAAGCCTTCAAAA CTAAGCCCTCATTCCCCAAGTCATCATCTCCCAGCCTCAGTCTCCACGGTTACGGGAAGAGCTCCTCCTTGGCCTACGACTATTCCCATGATGCCGAGGCCGCTCACATGGCTGCCACCGCCATCCTGAACCTGTCTACACGCTGCTGGGAGAAACCTGAAAACCTCAGCACCAAAGCTCAAAACAAA GAAATGGACATCGAGGTGGACGAGAACGGCACCCTGGACCTGAGTATGAAGAAGCCCATTAAACGAGAGGGCAGTCTGTCCGGCACCAGCCCCGGGGTTCGGTCCCCAgacccttcctcctcctcctcttcctcactccaTCATGGTGGAAGCAGCGGGATGACATCACCAAACCTACACACCTATAAGcaggaggagtgggagggaCCTCTGGATTACACCAAACCCAACCGCcaaagggaggaggaaatggaggag ATGGAGCACACAGGCCAGTCATTCGTCTCATCTGACCCGGAGGACTGTGACATGATGCAGGACtgtctggaggagaggaagtacCCAGGAGAGGTTACAACCCCAAGCTTCAAGGTCAAGTTCCAGCCCAAGGATAGCAAGAAAGAGCTGCTCTC gtGCCCTACACCTGGTTGTGATGGCAGCGGTCACATCACTGGAAATTATGCGTCCCACCGCAG tctgtctgggTGTCCTCTCGCTGATAAGAGCCTTCGGTCCCTCATGGCGGCCCACACCCCTGAACTCAA ATGCCCCACTCCAGGATGTGACGGCTCAGGTCACATCACAGGAAACTACGCCTCCCACCGAAg ATGCCCGGTGCCGGGCTGCGACAGCCTGGGTCACATCAGTGGGAAGTACGCCACACACCGTAGTGCCTACGGATGTCCGCTGGCAGCCCGCAGACAGAAGGAGGGTCTTCTTAATGGCACACCCTTCAACTGGAAGGCCTTCAAGACAGAGGGGCCTACTTGTCCCACCCCAGGTTGTGACGGCTCCGGACACGCTAATGGAAGCTTCCTTACACACCGCAG CCTCTCAGGATGCCCCAGAGCCTTGTATGCCAAGAAGAAGGCCAAGTTTCCCACAGAAGACTACCTGAGCACCAAGTTCAGAGCCAgtgatg TTTTGGACAACGATGAGGACATCAAGCAGCTCAACAAAGAGATTAACGACCTCAACGAATCCAACAATGAAATGGAGGCTGACATGGTCAACCTTCAgactcag ATCTCCTCCATGGAAAAGAACCTGAAGAGCATTGAGCATGAGAACAAGATGATTGAGGAGCAGAATGAGGCTCTGTTCATGGAGCTGTCTGGTCTCAGTCGCGCTCTGATCCGCAGCCTGGCTAACATACGCCTGCCACACATG GAGCCAATCACCGAGCAGAACTTCGACAGCTACGTAAGCACCCTGACCGACATGTATACCAACAAGGACTGCTTCCAGAGCCCTGAGAACAAAGCTCTGCTGGAGAGCATCAACAAAGCTGTGAAGGGCATCAAAGTCTGA